In the genome of Lacerta agilis isolate rLacAgi1 chromosome 2, rLacAgi1.pri, whole genome shotgun sequence, one region contains:
- the LOC117039122 gene encoding unconventional myosin-XV-like, with amino-acid sequence MVGTSISQYLLEKSRVVFQGRGERSFHVFYELLYGLPVGQKEELYLQEAETYFYLNQGRVCELPGKRDDQDFLVLIKALQMIGLSSDQLNSIWAMLAGILQLGNICFTSCEKESSEFALIPSETEIQIVASLLHISADLLQRAITHRVTVSISFYCWHVLLLLIMFFTKEDFVFK; translated from the exons ATGGTGGGTACGTCCATCTCTCAGTACCTTTTGGAGAAGTCCAGAGTTGTTTTTCAG GGCCGAGGTGAAAGGAGCTTTCATGTGTTTTATGAGCTGCTGTATGGTCTTCCAGTAGGACAAAAAGAGGAACTTTACCTGCAAGAGGCAGAGACTTACTTTTATCTAAACCAG GGCCGAGTGTGTGAGCTTCCAGGAAAGCGGGATGATCAGGATTTTCTGGTCTTGATTAAGGCTCTCCAGATGATAGGTCTCTCCAGTGACCAGCTGAACTCCATCTGGGCAATGCTCGCTGGCATACTGCAGTTGGGAAACATCTGTTTTACATCCTGTGAG AAAGAATCCTCTGAGTTTGCACTCATCCCCAGTGAAACGGAAATCCAGATCGTTGCCAGTTTGCTGCATATTTCGGCAGATCTTCTTCAAAGGGCCATCACCCACCGAGTGACTGTAAGCATCTCTTTCTATTGTTGGCACGTCTTGCTTCTTCTCATCATGTTTTTCACAAAGGAGGATTTTGTGTTTAAGTGA